In Mytilus edulis chromosome 8, xbMytEdul2.2, whole genome shotgun sequence, the genomic window caatttcaagcaaAAGCTAGGTTGTCTCGAGTTCAAATTAGGTCACagttacgtaatgtcaaaactgtgTATTCTGGCTTTgtctgaaaaaaaagatatttttaaatgtatacagGTGCACAAAAGGCCCAGGAAGTGTCCAAAAACATGGTGCTTCTGAAGTAAGGAcgaaattgaagataattgagGACGAAACATTTCCAAATACAGCTTTGGTAAACTTATCCAGAGATTATAGGGATATATGGTATGATAacaaatgagacaacaatccaaaaGGGTTTTTAGATGTTGAAATCATACCATCGTAAGTACCAACGCTACTACGTGTTGGTTGATTGCCATCAAATAACCGTTTAACAGATGATAGTGGATGATATATGCTCATTTAGTCGTAACAACAATCCCGTTTCCATTTCCCGAAAGTTAGCTATGGAACTAAATATATATGCCTTATATGAAGCAGAATCTGCGTACCCTTCTGGGACACCTGATATCACCGccggtttttgatggggttcgtattactcaatctttagttttctgtgttgtgttttgtgtatttttgtttgtctgtttgtctttttcttttttagccatggcgttatcattttattttcgaaaTCTGAGTTTGAATGTCTTACAGCTGGTATCTTTCAAATCACTTCTACATGTTTTGTTTCTGTACGAGTGGTCATTGAATGACACTTTAGTTGGTTATTTAGAGGAATACGATAGTTTTTAGTTGTAATCATTTCATACTTGCAAAAATATTGTGACATTCTCTTAGCTGGTTTCTCGTCATTTGTTATTGTtgacatcacataaacaataattACTTAAATTGCCAAAGTACGAAATCCTATTAGGgtcacaattttgtttttattcatctCGTAACGAGATAATCATCGCTTAATTACGAAATGATTATCTCGTAATTACAAGATAAAGATATCTTATCTCGTAATTACATGATAGTTTTCTTGTAATGACGAGATAAAACAATGATAATCGCGTAATTACGCGAACGTTTTCTCGTAATTACAAATAATTGTAACCCTAATAGGCTTTCGTACCAAAGTGTTGTTgtgtctttgaaaaaaaaatgttatattggCCATTTCTGTTTGGAAATAATGCACCTTTGGTAATAGTTGAAATAAGGAATTGATTAGAAAGCCAAATTCGACATAGAGGATGAAACCAACAATGCATATAAGTACAACCTCCATCAATTTTCGTGTCTTCATACAAATTAAAGTCGGAATTTCTAATTTGTTTTCTGTACAATAATTTCGTTTTGCCTCGTTGCTATAAGAACGTAATGGAGGACCAAAAATAGGTGGTGCCACTATTACGAAGCATAAAGCTTGATCTTGTTGAATATAATGTAACATAGTTTAACGTTTTTTcatataaatgcattttgtgGCATTGACTTATGATTTTAAGAATAGCAGAATTAAGTCTTACAATggtttgtataaacatttttatacaagacaacaaaaactagaggctctaaagagcctgtgtcgctcaccttggtctatgtgaatattaaacaaatggattcattacaaaattgtgttttggtgatgtgatgtgtttgtacatcttactttactgaacattcttgctgcttacaattatctctatctataatgaacttggcccaggagtttcagtggaaaatattagtaaatatttacaaattttatgaaaattgttaaaaattgactctaaaggacattaactccttagggggtcaatcgaccatttcggtcatgttcgctttttttttaatgtcttactttgctgtacattattgctgtttacagtttatctctatctataataacattcaagataataaccaaaaacagcaaaatttccttaaaattaccaattcaggggcagcaacccaacaacgggttgtctgattcatctgaaaatttgagggcagatagattttgacctgattaacaattttaccccgcgtcagatttgctctaaatgctttggtttttgagttataagccaaaaactgcattttacccctatgttctatttttagccattgcggccatattggttggttggccgggtcaccggacacattttttaaacaagataccccaatgataattgtggccaagtttggtttaatttggcccagtagtttcagaggagaagatgtttgtaaaagttaacgacgacggacgacggacgccaagtgatgagaaaagctcactaggcccttcgggccaggtgagctaataaaaagatATCGTTTGAAATGTCAGACGCAATGGTTCCaccttgttttgtttgtttgtttaattagGTTCTTGATGAAAAGTCTCTTAATATATTTTCTGAAGAAGCATTCAACATTTCACAGAACATTCGTAAATATGTGCTGCTCTACCAGACAGTATGGTGTCAAATTGTAAATAACATAATTACTTCATTTAGTCCTAGTCTAGCAGTATATTGATCATGTTTGTATGTGAATTTTAACTTGCTATCATCTTTTCGACGcctaattttgtataaaaaaattcatgacttacttttcaaatttttcataaaaCGTGCTTGCATTGATAACAATCGAATGAACTGTACAATTGTCGTGCATTGATACTCAGTGATATAAAGAATCATGAACaacttagaaaaaaatatgtatgtctgCACTGATGGATTTTATCAACTATTTTTTCGAATCCTCTTAAATGCTCATTCTTAAATGTATGTTTATATGGTAAAGAAaatgatgtatttcaagtttaaaGAAGgttttcaaatggtgaagttgaaatcatcccattgtaaattttatggacatcaTCGACAATTGGTTGACAGGAATATCTGTTTAAAAAATGACGACGGATTTGCTTCAATTGTTATAATTCACACTCTTTTTTTCCCAGAATGTTACATACCGAATTAGATTTATCACGGAGATTGTTATTGAAGGTATCGACATTTCAGTAGTCAGTACTGTTGTGTTGACCTAGCATGTCGGTTATGCCTTCATgttctgtaaaataaacattCCATTttatgttccaagtcaggaatattacagttgttgtccattcgtttgatgtgttttatcattttattttgccttttgatcAGGGAAGTTCCGTTTTAAAtgttcctcgaagttcagtatttttgtgattttatttttcattgtactTCCATCAGTTACACAACGGGTGCCATATGTAGAACAAGATCTGTATATACTTCCCAACCATCTAAGATCGTCTTTTTTTAGGTGTTCTATGTTATGTGTTTTACTGTTGTAAATGTCAAAAGTAGGGATGCAGCAGTCAGCATTGTGTTGTAatcataatcactataaaaacaaattaatatgtcAACGAAGTAAaacataatgaaatatatataaatcacatAGCCAAGCAATGAACAAATAAAAtaggttaaaatgttaaaaatcaaagacaagaatacaaaaatgaccATGGAACACTAACACACAGTtgaaatttacaagtaaaatTACCATGCAACAGAAAAAGTATACTACCAATTGTTATAATTCAATCTCTTTTTTCCCCGAATTTTACCTTCCGAATTAGATTTATCACGGGAATTGTACTTACATGAgtaacacaacaggtgccacatatTTAACAAGATCTGTATATACTTCCCGAGCATCTTAGATCTCCCTACTGTTTAggtgttctttgttgtgttttgtgttctgttgtaaatgtcaaaatagggatacagccgtcagcattgtgttataatcttaatcactacaaaATTAACCTATATGTCTTATGGTATGTTCCAAGGAACGAGACATCCTTCGTCGTTgtcctggttcatcaactttctgcccAGACACTGGTTACgggtatttttatattatattttatctcCAAAATGTGATTGAGATCTTATATTACTAAAGTTAAGTGGTAACGTCAATATGGTCGAACCAAAGTGGATTGACTATAATGACTATAGTTAGTCAACACCACAAGTTAGTCAACACCACAAGGTAACAAACTACAAAATCGAGTAATACATGTTTGTGCGAATTTATTGACATGCGcactatttcaaaattaattacgGTTGGCGCTCGAAGTGGGCCATAGAATggaaaacacatgaaataaacaCACAAGgtggttttattttaaaacaaatgaaataaattgaaattgaaataaaggcCGTTTTTAATTGCAATTAGACAACATTTcaccacaaaaacaaaaaaaaacaagaatattaACCAACACAGGTTTACATCTTTTAATCTAACCACAAAGCTGTACTTTTTCCATATGTTCGTAAAGTAAATATTACATATCATGTGTATTAGCTTCCAGAATGTTTTAAACTTGTTTTTACAGAATGTAACATTTTCCCGCCATTTTCATACTTTGGTTATCATAACCATGGATGTATCCAAGTGAAAACCCATATGAAAATACCAACTTATTTTATAACTGTCCATGTCATTCAGACTGGCATAGTCGCATGAATTATACCACCATCCACCTTCATTCATGATTGCACAATTAGACTTCTTATTATTATCATTGTCCCGGTCATAAGTTGAAAATTTCTGTCCATTTGCTCTCCCTTGAGAATCAACACTGTCAATGGAATCGCCTGTAAAAGACACAAACTCTCAAAATACGACATTAATAAGATATTTTaactataaaaagttaaaaatacagTTGAAAGTTTTTGTCTGATGGCTGACCATGGTGTGTCGTTTCTCTTTTCGCAATTTGTTTCACAGATAAGCGAAAAAATCCAATTGTCTATGAAAGACATTCTATTGATttgtattttacaattttacaaggTTCTTTGTCAATCCAAACATTGCAAATTCAGTAACCCAGAGACTAAATGAAGTGTATGTCAACATTTAAACGTATTGTGCGACATTCAAAAAAGAATCACTTACAACATATACCTTGTAGTCCACCATGTTATACAATTTAAATGAGAAGAGTCCGTTATACTTAAGCATTCACTGGGTTAAAGCTTATGACAATAACAcgattcacggtcatcccaagattgCGGATGCAAATTTAGCTCAGTATcagtattgtctgttaaagtaattctatatcattttctttacaaagcatatgTTGGTACGATGTAAATGTATAAATGATTTACACATAAATCACAAATAACTACCGCGAAATGTGCACGAAAAAGGAAATTGGaatgaaaaaatcgctaagataaCCGTcaaacagacaatacagaaattgacctaatttttcatccgccATCTTTGGATGACCGTGAATCGGTTATCAGCTTTACCCTAGTGAACAttacacaaacaaaaacaaaatcagattTAGTTTCAAACACAAGGTGTAGAAATAACTTAATAGCAATACATAAAATGATTGTTGAGGTGAACTGCAACAAAATATGTAATCAAAGCATCAGCAGCATCTTATAAGTCGTTTATACTGCACAGGATTTTTTCATGAATCTTGTTATGATACATCTTTGCTGAGTAATTCTACAACTGGCTCGGTTAACTGAAGGTTTCACCATTTCAGTGGTCATCACTGGTGTGTTGACCTAACATATCCTTGATAATTTCATGTTTTGTAAAATTAACCTTCCTGTTTTGTGCAGATGAAACGTGCGACTAGCGTTCTTAATTTCAAGCCTGATACttttgatggttattttcttaacGATCAAATACAGCTTAAAATGCCGTcgtatgaaatcaaataattttgtattatttagcaATAGAATAGTATTTCCATATTACAAAACGATTTTATATTAATACCCCATAAGAAGCATTAACCTGAAACCAATTTGCTGTAccattaaatatttcattaattatcAATTCAAATAACTTACCAGCAGTTCCGCTATAGCCAGACacttttaacttgtatttacttTTTTCGTCTTTCATTCGGAAATTTGAGTATTCTGCATATTTTTTGGTTCCATCTTTACCCAAGATGAATTTTACTCTATGTCGTCCATTTGTCGATATCGAGTGTATAAAATCATTTCCTGTAAATACCAAGTTTATCATGTACTtggttaaattgaaaaaaagatgaTCAAAGTCAAATGTCTAAGGTCAGTCATGATTTAAATTGACTTTTTCCTCAACATCGCTATTCTTTcgaaattatataattattatgatAATGACAACATATCTAGCCAAATCATTACTTGGGAcatgttgaatatttaatttagttgAGAAGCTACTTTGACATTTGACATTGTTAAAAGATTTgctgtatttttatatatttcattgatcataaaattgagaaaggaaatggggaatgtgtcaaagcgacaacaacccgacaatagagcagacaacaaccgaaggccaccaatgggtcttcaatgtagcgagaattcccgcacccgtaggtgtccttcagatggccccaaaaaaatatgtatactagtacagtgataatggacgtcatactaaactccgaattatacacaagaaactaaaattaaaaatcatacaagactaacaaaggcacgaggctcctgacttgggacaggtgccaatgtagaaaagtaaacgcataacaatactcacaatacaattcagttcaagagaagtccgagtccgatgtcaaaagatgtaacaaaagaaaataaataaaatgacaataatacataaataacaacagaataCTAGCAGTTTTAAaactgatatgccagctccagacctcaattaaactgattgaaagattatgtcttcatcatatgaatatcaggcacaatccctcccgttaggagtttagtatcatactatcataaaatatacataCACAGACGATTCCTATAGTCATTTGATTTGAGGTCT contains:
- the LOC139486821 gene encoding angiopoietin-1-like; the protein is MSARFNSRIKIIYTTVEKKVKPRECADVDFLKDGVYVIYPRGENQPKRAYCVWQDNRKWTVIQRRFDFSVDFYRSWNEYKEGFGEASGEHWLGNDFIHSISTNGRHRVKFILGKDGTKKYAEYSNFRMKDEKSKYKLKVSGYSGTAGDSIDSVDSQGRANGQKFSTYDRDNDNNKKSNCAIMNEGGWWYNSCDYASLNDMDSYKISWYFHMGFHLDTSMVMITKV